In the Halodesulfovibrio aestuarii DSM 17919 = ATCC 29578 genome, one interval contains:
- a CDS encoding flagellar basal body P-ring protein FlgI: protein MKRIQQIAVFLVFAFVVAVTLPQSGSAARIKDIADFGGVRDNQLVGYGLISGLSGTGDSTSSTFTVRAVVNMLEKMGVSVSPDDIKSKNVAAVMVTAKLPVSAKPGSRLDVTVSSLGDAKSLLGGVLLMTPLKGIDGQVYGLAQGPVAIGGFSAEGKAAKVQKNITTVGRIPNGMNVERAVPFEFNSQNSLTLNMHNGDFSTTNQVVESLNRAIGGNFAFARDISTITLDVPPQYRNNIVPLMAAIENIEVTPDQKARVVVDENTGTVVVGSNVRLSPVAIAHGSLQIVVKEDEKVSQPNPFSDGKTVTTPQTDVKVKEENKRLVLIEGATLQELTEGLNAIGATPRDLISILNALKAAGALHAELEVI from the coding sequence ATGAAACGTATTCAACAGATAGCAGTATTTTTGGTCTTTGCATTCGTTGTGGCTGTCACTCTTCCACAGTCTGGCAGTGCCGCACGTATCAAAGATATAGCTGACTTCGGCGGTGTCCGCGATAACCAGCTTGTAGGGTATGGTCTTATTTCCGGGTTGAGCGGTACAGGTGACAGTACCTCTTCAACTTTTACCGTACGTGCAGTTGTTAACATGCTGGAAAAAATGGGCGTCAGTGTAAGTCCGGACGACATTAAGTCTAAAAACGTCGCGGCAGTAATGGTAACGGCAAAGCTTCCTGTTTCCGCAAAACCGGGTTCACGACTTGATGTTACTGTCTCCAGTCTTGGTGATGCCAAAAGTCTGCTTGGTGGCGTGCTCCTTATGACACCGTTAAAAGGTATCGACGGGCAGGTTTACGGCCTTGCTCAGGGCCCTGTCGCCATTGGCGGTTTTTCCGCGGAAGGCAAAGCTGCCAAGGTTCAAAAAAACATTACGACTGTGGGACGTATCCCGAACGGTATGAACGTGGAACGTGCGGTACCGTTTGAATTCAACAGTCAGAACTCTCTGACACTGAACATGCACAACGGTGATTTTTCCACAACAAATCAGGTTGTAGAAAGCTTGAACAGGGCAATTGGCGGAAACTTCGCCTTTGCCAGAGATATTTCCACCATCACTCTGGATGTGCCTCCGCAGTACAGGAATAATATTGTACCGCTGATGGCAGCTATTGAGAATATTGAAGTGACACCTGACCAGAAGGCGCGTGTTGTTGTTGACGAGAACACAGGTACTGTTGTTGTCGGTAGCAATGTCCGCCTGTCTCCAGTCGCGATTGCACATGGTTCCTTGCAGATTGTTGTTAAAGAAGATGAAAAAGTTTCACAGCCTAATCCGTTCTCGGACGGTAAAACTGTCACAACTCCGCAGACTGATGTGAAAGTTAAAGAAGAAAACAAGCGTCTGGTTTTGATTGAAGGCGCAACCCTGCAGGAACTGACTGAGGGATTGAACGCTATCGGCGCAACACCTCGAGACCTCATTTCTATCTTAAATGCTTTGAAGGCAGCCGGTGCGCTGCATGCGGAACTGGAGGTAATCTAA
- a CDS encoding peptidoglycan DD-metalloendopeptidase family protein, whose product MVAPIDSELLNASIGAQQLKAKTNQLSALKKGGKAGDAKLRKAVEGFEAIFIQKMWQQMRNTIPKSGMFKSREEKMWQGMFDQELSVKMSQSGGIGLSDMLYKQLAEKLGDASRDTSSKGGDAAPVRDLSSPDVFTKVKALSPRVAAAVPPPEDLYSPMEEQELETDTTATRVINTNLQVMTDKDVVENVNELERQLEMKFIADPQQILKEQATSGSVDQAMAEPVQKAQKVAVEEELVSPETIDASTEASEIIGMGGPIAPSPDMATINWPLPGSISSKFGWRKDPFTGKKAWHSGVDIAGKTGESVAAAWDGKVIYSGEKKGYGKLVVLEHPNGWRSYYGHNSKLNVEVGETIAAGKKIAEVGSTGRSTGPHLHFEVRQGELAWNPQQIRSRLMAGLPIGRVT is encoded by the coding sequence ATGGTAGCTCCTATTGATTCTGAATTGCTGAATGCCTCGATCGGGGCGCAGCAGCTTAAAGCAAAAACAAACCAGCTTTCCGCCCTGAAAAAGGGCGGCAAGGCTGGAGATGCAAAGCTCCGCAAAGCGGTGGAAGGGTTTGAAGCCATTTTTATTCAGAAAATGTGGCAGCAGATGCGGAACACTATCCCGAAAAGCGGCATGTTCAAGAGTCGTGAGGAGAAAATGTGGCAGGGGATGTTTGATCAGGAACTGTCTGTAAAAATGTCCCAGTCCGGTGGTATCGGCTTATCTGACATGCTCTACAAGCAACTTGCAGAAAAGTTGGGTGACGCCAGCCGCGATACCAGCAGTAAGGGCGGCGATGCCGCACCTGTTCGTGACCTGTCTTCACCAGATGTGTTTACCAAAGTGAAAGCACTTTCTCCTCGTGTTGCAGCAGCTGTTCCGCCTCCTGAAGATCTGTATTCTCCAATGGAGGAACAGGAACTGGAAACGGACACCACGGCTACCCGTGTCATCAACACCAATTTGCAAGTGATGACAGACAAAGATGTTGTGGAGAATGTGAACGAGCTTGAGCGTCAGCTTGAAATGAAATTTATCGCTGATCCTCAGCAAATCCTCAAAGAGCAGGCGACAAGCGGATCTGTTGATCAGGCAATGGCGGAGCCAGTGCAAAAAGCACAGAAAGTCGCCGTTGAAGAAGAATTAGTAAGTCCGGAGACCATTGATGCTTCAACTGAAGCATCAGAGATTATCGGCATGGGTGGGCCAATCGCGCCTTCCCCTGATATGGCGACAATTAATTGGCCGCTTCCGGGGTCCATCTCCTCTAAGTTTGGATGGAGAAAAGACCCGTTTACCGGAAAAAAAGCATGGCACAGTGGCGTTGATATTGCCGGTAAAACAGGCGAATCCGTTGCTGCCGCATGGGATGGAAAAGTCATCTATTCCGGTGAAAAGAAAGGATATGGCAAATTGGTAGTTCTGGAACACCCTAACGGATGGCGCAGTTACTACGGTCACAACAGCAAATTGAATGTTGAAGTTGGCGAAACAATCGCGGCTGGCAAGAAAATTGCTGAGGTAGGTAGTACAGGGCGTTCCACAGGGCCGCATTTGCACTTTGAAGTGCGACAAGGTGAGCTTGCATGGAACCCTCAACAGATCAGATCACGTCTGATGGCGGGACTTCCCATCGGTCGGGTAACGTAA
- a CDS encoding flagellar protein FlgN encodes MYTETYQNLHRQEKALEVLETLLTEEFAELRERKPESITGLEFSIHELMRQIANERTSLKSSLGGQRLGDVLQILAENEQAELNGLLGRIEVLEKRCSRQASMNAELALALHDQSQALLNHLQSQIQPRNNATYGRTGAYTQSRPEAVLIHGRL; translated from the coding sequence ATGTATACAGAAACATACCAGAATTTACATCGTCAGGAAAAAGCACTTGAGGTGCTTGAGACATTACTTACGGAAGAGTTTGCCGAGTTACGGGAGCGTAAACCGGAATCTATTACCGGACTTGAATTTTCTATTCATGAGCTTATGCGCCAGATTGCAAACGAACGTACCTCGCTAAAAAGCTCATTAGGTGGGCAGCGCCTTGGTGATGTTCTTCAGATTTTAGCAGAGAATGAACAGGCGGAACTTAACGGATTGCTTGGCCGCATAGAGGTCTTAGAAAAACGTTGTTCCCGTCAGGCTTCAATGAACGCAGAACTGGCGCTCGCTCTGCACGATCAGAGTCAAGCATTGCTTAATCATCTGCAGAGTCAAATTCAACCTCGCAACAACGCTACATACGGAAGAACCGGAGCATACACGCAAAGTCGTCCGGAGGCCGTACTTATACACGGGAGACTGTAA
- a CDS encoding FlgK family flagellar hook-associated protein, which yields MTITSLLNLGGNTVYTPPKDIKPTDSNIPVRNTGTVAPSDQPGQSSGIYYLPGLMNISTTGNEVISRFVEQVARQTVVRTSDFARWDSQREMLLNVDSMFASEDALGAQDNISVFFDNWNTLSQKPQDETARQEVLASSDSMVQMLRGQRGMLAATSKALSETVHESLVELNDKLQALVEINAQLAAPENVGARSELIHERNTIVHAISEKLDIDTNITAREQMHVSTRSGFTLVDGTSAYTLQLSEPSLTSRLTPASTFDGTVSFSGTSSREVVLEVTQGGAVGTGDVRFRASLDGKRSWLSDAEGNDTQFAVASNGTAPSVQNLDVTFNSNAGMLAAGDTFTIIPKQHVTGFTPQGRVNLTPQSFFDGSDNELRITGGQIAGLMQLRDNKLGNYTEKLDGLASTIITEVNKVYAQGASTVPQLEITATNSVVNVDTPLASNGSGLVTSDTITSGKMTLFASDSETGKPSPTTAYGIIDFSGVAPYIRDFDPAVHSLNNVCDAINSSLGQFGTATIENNALKITAAENHTLSFGEDSSGLFAALGMNTFFAGTSAEDMEVHERVREDAAAINAGVVNNAGSVVAESSDTAKSIAALKDASFSFNTPGEATKTVSARDYYAALSAQAKDDATTALYKTQFNEALLLDLSRQNATIHGNNLDADISEMTKFQHSYKAAAKLITSAEDMMQVIAGMPN from the coding sequence ATGACTATAACCTCGTTACTTAATTTAGGCGGTAACACCGTCTACACTCCTCCTAAGGATATTAAGCCTACTGATAGCAACATTCCAGTACGCAATACAGGGACAGTTGCGCCTTCAGACCAGCCTGGTCAGAGCTCCGGTATTTACTACTTACCGGGTCTTATGAATATCAGTACGACTGGTAACGAGGTGATATCCCGTTTTGTGGAACAGGTAGCACGGCAGACTGTTGTCCGCACCTCAGATTTTGCACGCTGGGACAGTCAACGGGAAATGCTGCTTAACGTGGATTCTATGTTTGCTTCAGAAGACGCTCTTGGGGCTCAGGATAATATCAGCGTGTTTTTTGATAACTGGAATACCCTGAGCCAGAAGCCGCAGGATGAAACAGCCAGACAGGAAGTTCTTGCAAGTTCAGACTCAATGGTTCAGATGCTCCGCGGACAACGCGGCATGCTTGCTGCTACATCAAAGGCGCTTTCAGAAACGGTTCATGAGTCGTTAGTCGAATTGAACGATAAATTACAGGCGTTGGTGGAAATAAATGCGCAGCTTGCCGCACCGGAAAACGTGGGAGCCCGCAGTGAGTTGATTCATGAACGCAATACAATTGTACATGCAATTTCTGAAAAGCTGGATATTGATACCAATATAACTGCTCGTGAGCAGATGCATGTTTCAACTCGTTCCGGTTTTACGCTGGTAGATGGAACCTCTGCTTATACACTGCAACTCAGTGAGCCGTCTTTAACTTCGCGTCTTACTCCGGCCTCTACTTTTGACGGTACAGTGAGTTTTTCCGGCACGTCCTCACGTGAGGTAGTTCTGGAAGTAACCCAAGGTGGAGCTGTAGGAACTGGTGATGTGCGCTTCAGAGCATCATTGGATGGTAAACGTTCATGGCTTTCGGATGCGGAAGGAAATGATACGCAGTTTGCTGTTGCATCAAATGGTACTGCACCGTCCGTACAGAATCTGGATGTAACCTTTAATTCCAATGCAGGAATGCTTGCAGCAGGGGATACGTTCACCATTATTCCTAAGCAGCATGTAACTGGTTTTACTCCTCAGGGGCGTGTAAATCTTACCCCGCAGAGCTTCTTTGACGGTAGTGATAACGAATTACGGATTACTGGTGGGCAGATTGCCGGCCTTATGCAGCTGCGTGACAATAAGCTTGGAAACTACACAGAAAAGCTGGATGGCCTTGCTTCCACTATTATTACAGAAGTAAATAAAGTGTATGCACAGGGTGCTTCAACCGTTCCTCAATTAGAAATTACCGCTACAAATTCAGTGGTGAATGTAGATACACCGCTTGCCAGCAATGGTTCCGGCCTTGTTACCAGTGATACAATAACATCCGGTAAAATGACGTTGTTTGCCTCTGATTCCGAAACAGGTAAACCTTCGCCGACTACAGCCTACGGAATAATAGATTTTTCCGGCGTTGCGCCGTATATCCGTGATTTTGATCCGGCAGTTCATTCTTTGAACAATGTGTGTGATGCCATTAACAGTTCCCTAGGACAGTTCGGGACTGCAACAATTGAAAACAACGCATTGAAGATAACTGCTGCCGAGAACCATACACTTTCCTTTGGCGAAGACAGTTCAGGTTTGTTTGCAGCATTAGGCATGAATACGTTTTTTGCGGGAACATCTGCAGAAGATATGGAAGTGCATGAACGTGTCCGTGAGGATGCTGCAGCGATTAATGCCGGAGTTGTGAACAATGCGGGCTCTGTCGTAGCTGAAAGCAGCGATACTGCAAAATCAATTGCAGCACTTAAAGACGCATCATTTTCTTTCAATACGCCCGGTGAAGCAACTAAAACCGTGAGTGCACGGGACTATTACGCTGCTTTGAGTGCTCAGGCAAAAGATGATGCAACAACGGCATTATACAAAACACAATTTAATGAAGCACTGCTACTTGACCTTTCTCGTCAGAATGCCACAATACATGGCAACAACTTGGATGCCGATATTTCCGAAATGACGAAGTTTCAGCATTCATACAAGGCAGCAGCGAAGCTTATTACATCTGCGGAAGATATGATGCAGGTTATCGCGGGGATGCCGAATTAA
- the flgG gene encoding flagellar basal-body rod protein FlgG: MMRSLWTAASGMYAQQLNIDTISNNLANVNTIGFKKSRAEFEDLMYQSMKIAGSPTAEGGQVPTPVQVGMGVRPASAHKFFSQGDFQNTTNPLDFAIEGDGFFQVEVNGELRYTRAGAFKLDSEGTVVTSNGYKLQPEFVVPQETKSITLSANGRLAALDSQGNELATADVPLYSFINPAGLDPLGRNIYSETEASGEAVEGVPGEDGTGTLAQGFLEMSNVEIVDEMVNMIVGQRAYEMNSKAIQTSDSMLQLAAQLKS; this comes from the coding sequence ATGATGCGTTCCCTTTGGACTGCTGCTTCCGGCATGTATGCCCAGCAGCTCAATATTGATACCATTTCCAACAACCTTGCGAACGTAAACACCATTGGCTTTAAAAAAAGCCGCGCAGAGTTTGAAGACCTTATGTATCAGTCCATGAAAATTGCCGGTTCTCCAACCGCTGAGGGTGGACAGGTTCCGACTCCGGTTCAGGTTGGTATGGGTGTTCGCCCTGCCAGTGCACATAAGTTTTTCTCGCAGGGTGATTTTCAGAATACAACCAACCCGCTCGATTTTGCCATCGAAGGTGACGGGTTCTTTCAGGTAGAGGTAAACGGCGAGCTTCGTTACACCCGCGCGGGTGCGTTTAAGCTGGATAGCGAAGGTACTGTCGTCACCTCAAATGGCTACAAACTCCAACCTGAATTTGTTGTTCCTCAGGAAACAAAAAGTATTACGCTTTCTGCCAATGGTCGCCTTGCAGCACTGGATTCTCAGGGGAACGAATTAGCAACAGCAGACGTTCCTTTGTATTCATTCATTAACCCGGCTGGTCTCGATCCTCTTGGTCGTAACATCTACTCCGAGACAGAAGCATCCGGTGAAGCTGTAGAAGGTGTTCCGGGTGAAGATGGTACAGGCACTCTTGCTCAAGGGTTTCTTGAAATGTCCAACGTTGAGATCGTAGATGAAATGGTAAATATGATCGTCGGTCAGCGTGCTTACGAGATGAACTCAAAAGCAATTCAGACTTCTGACTCTATGTTGCAGCTCGCAGCACAGCTCAAAAGCTAA
- the hisG gene encoding ATP phosphoribosyltransferase, which translates to MSSTNPIIKLGLPKGSLEKPTLSLFERSGWKIHQHHRNYFPEINDPEITARLCRVQEIPSYIEDGILDVGLTGKDWLLETGADVKVVSDLIYSKVSNRPARWVLAVAGDSPYKRPEDLAGKRIATELLGVTQKYFKDAGIDVDVQYSWGATEAKVVEGLADAIVEVTETGTTIRAHGLRIIAEVLVTNTQLVTSEAAWADPEKRRKIEQIDLLLQGALRAESLVGLKMNVPSNKLPEILNEIPCLNSPTIAELTDTTWHSVEIVVDQGLVRDLIPRLKAEGAEGIIEYALNKVI; encoded by the coding sequence ATGTCTTCTACCAATCCGATTATCAAACTTGGTCTGCCTAAAGGCTCTCTTGAAAAACCAACCCTCAGCCTTTTTGAGCGTTCAGGTTGGAAAATTCACCAGCACCACAGAAACTACTTTCCGGAAATCAACGATCCGGAAATCACCGCGCGCCTCTGCCGTGTACAGGAAATCCCTTCATACATTGAAGACGGTATCCTTGATGTCGGCCTTACCGGTAAAGACTGGCTGCTTGAAACCGGTGCTGATGTAAAAGTTGTATCAGACCTTATCTACTCCAAAGTTTCCAACCGCCCTGCCCGCTGGGTGCTGGCTGTTGCCGGTGATTCCCCGTACAAACGACCGGAGGATCTCGCAGGTAAACGCATAGCTACCGAGTTGCTTGGCGTAACGCAGAAATACTTTAAAGACGCTGGTATCGACGTTGATGTGCAGTACTCATGGGGTGCGACTGAAGCAAAGGTCGTTGAAGGACTTGCTGATGCAATTGTTGAAGTAACCGAGACTGGTACGACTATCCGCGCTCACGGCCTGCGTATTATTGCAGAGGTTCTTGTTACCAACACCCAGCTTGTAACCAGCGAAGCTGCATGGGCTGACCCTGAAAAACGCCGTAAGATCGAACAAATTGACCTTCTCCTTCAGGGAGCGCTGCGTGCAGAATCCCTTGTTGGTCTAAAAATGAACGTACCGAGCAACAAATTACCGGAGATTCTCAACGAAATTCCTTGTTTGAACTCCCCGACCATTGCAGAGCTCACAGATACAACATGGCACTCCGTTGAGATTGTTGTAGATCAAGGTCTCGTTCGTGACCTGATCCCGCGCCTGAAAGCTGAAGGCGCAGAAGGTATTATTGAATACGCGCTGAATAAAGTTATCTAA
- the fliW gene encoding flagellar assembly protein FliW, producing MEKQKEIVIETRIGTQSVSMDKVIEFPRGLLGFEDHHNFTLLQLRDASPFLVLQSMDAPNLGFLVADPYSFIDDYPVVINSADEETLQVEDPADVAVLVTVTIPHGRPENTALNLTGPILVNRKSRRGVQTPLTDKNVPPQLYLNIESK from the coding sequence ATGGAAAAGCAAAAAGAAATAGTAATCGAAACCCGTATAGGAACACAGAGTGTCTCTATGGATAAAGTCATTGAGTTTCCACGTGGCCTGTTGGGATTCGAGGATCATCACAACTTTACGTTGCTTCAGCTTCGCGACGCCTCTCCATTTCTTGTTCTGCAAAGTATGGATGCTCCGAATCTGGGTTTTCTTGTGGCGGACCCATACAGCTTTATTGATGACTATCCAGTTGTCATTAACTCGGCGGATGAAGAGACCTTACAGGTTGAAGATCCAGCTGATGTAGCCGTGTTGGTAACCGTGACCATTCCGCACGGAAGACCGGAAAATACAGCATTAAACCTTACAGGCCCGATTCTGGTGAACAGAAAAAGTCGTCGTGGTGTGCAGACGCCATTGACTGATAAGAACGTGCCACCCCAGCTCTATTTGAATATAGAGAGCAAATAA
- the flgF gene encoding flagellar basal-body rod protein FlgF, protein MQSSVYSALFGALTNEHRLNNISNNLANINTTGYKRDNLAFKDTFVKFAHDQIMEPVANVRSEKLFPEPKLMARPRIALAQTDFTPGPVKVTGDRLDLAIHGEGFFKIQTPDGDFLTRNGKFRQSNDGTLVTDRGYPVLGDGGPVTLPRNANIVIGQQGELYANNVQVGKLQLVTFEDLRGLEKLGQNMFRVREGSDIVEQPADQAAIQQGALESANVEVVSEMVNMIEAHRQFEAYTKIMKTSSELDKNSTQRLGKSSA, encoded by the coding sequence ATGCAAAGCAGTGTGTATAGCGCCTTGTTCGGTGCTCTTACAAACGAACATCGTCTTAACAATATCAGTAATAATTTGGCTAACATAAATACAACAGGCTACAAGCGTGACAACCTTGCCTTTAAGGATACCTTTGTCAAGTTTGCCCATGATCAGATCATGGAGCCTGTAGCAAATGTTCGCTCTGAAAAGCTCTTTCCAGAGCCAAAACTTATGGCAAGACCGCGTATTGCCCTTGCCCAGACGGACTTTACTCCGGGGCCTGTAAAAGTCACCGGAGACCGGCTGGACTTGGCTATCCACGGAGAAGGGTTTTTTAAAATCCAAACTCCTGACGGTGATTTTTTGACTCGTAACGGAAAATTCCGTCAAAGCAATGACGGAACTTTGGTTACAGACAGAGGCTATCCTGTGCTGGGAGATGGCGGCCCAGTTACCCTGCCGCGTAATGCGAATATTGTTATTGGTCAGCAGGGTGAACTGTACGCAAACAACGTGCAGGTTGGAAAACTTCAGTTAGTTACCTTTGAAGATTTGCGTGGACTGGAAAAGCTTGGGCAGAATATGTTCAGAGTTCGCGAGGGCTCGGATATTGTGGAACAGCCCGCAGATCAGGCTGCTATTCAGCAGGGGGCATTGGAGTCTGCCAACGTGGAGGTAGTTTCTGAAATGGTAAACATGATTGAAGCACACCGTCAGTTTGAGGCCTACACCAAGATTATGAAAACCAGTAGTGAACTGGATAAAAATTCAACACAACGTCTGGGTAAATCCAGCGCTTAG
- the csrA gene encoding carbon storage regulator CsrA, giving the protein MLILTRRAGESLCIGDNIKVTVLSVQGKQVKIGLDIPDGMPVYREEVYLRIKEQNRQASETLDTDLLMATELWKSKKK; this is encoded by the coding sequence ATGCTTATACTGACCCGACGCGCGGGGGAGAGCTTGTGCATAGGGGACAACATAAAGGTCACAGTCCTCAGTGTACAAGGAAAGCAGGTAAAAATTGGGTTGGATATACCGGATGGAATGCCTGTATACCGCGAAGAAGTTTATTTGCGAATAAAAGAACAGAACCGTCAGGCAAGTGAAACGCTCGACACAGACCTTTTAATGGCTACAGAATTATGGAAAAGCAAAAAGAAATAG
- a CDS encoding flagellar basal body L-ring protein FlgH, giving the protein MNVRFYTVIILAALMLTGCQAAKERPVPSMPVAVPPQMLTPEMARANPGSLFQPTNADFLFADNRARRVGDIVMVNIVENASAKNKAETTSDKDSSINLGVDAFLGKSSIPMLGSISNPMVKASGTTSFDGEGETKRENKFTATVACRVLRVSPGGLLQIEGVRETQVNNETQYLMLTGLIRARDIADNNSIISSQVANARIKYFGEGVVADKQKPGWITRLMDTVWPF; this is encoded by the coding sequence ATGAATGTTCGTTTTTACACTGTCATCATTCTGGCAGCATTAATGCTGACAGGGTGTCAGGCTGCAAAGGAAAGACCGGTTCCATCTATGCCGGTTGCAGTGCCACCGCAAATGCTCACTCCGGAAATGGCGCGGGCAAATCCTGGTTCACTCTTTCAGCCTACCAATGCCGACTTTTTGTTTGCAGATAACCGCGCCCGTCGAGTTGGTGACATCGTTATGGTGAACATTGTGGAAAATGCCAGTGCTAAAAACAAGGCTGAGACCACAAGCGATAAAGATTCTTCAATCAATCTTGGTGTGGATGCTTTTTTGGGTAAGTCATCTATTCCGATGTTAGGCAGTATCTCCAACCCAATGGTGAAAGCAAGCGGGACGACTTCGTTTGATGGCGAAGGCGAAACGAAACGCGAGAACAAATTTACTGCAACTGTTGCCTGCCGCGTGTTGCGTGTCAGTCCCGGAGGTCTGCTTCAGATTGAAGGCGTTCGTGAAACACAGGTAAATAACGAAACGCAGTACTTGATGCTCACCGGTTTAATCCGTGCTCGTGATATTGCAGATAACAACAGCATTATTTCCAGTCAGGTGGCGAATGCCCGTATAAAATACTTTGGCGAAGGTGTTGTTGCAGACAAACAGAAGCCGGGCTGGATTACACGTCTTATGGACACCGTGTGGCCGTTCTAG
- the hisI gene encoding phosphoribosyl-AMP cyclohydrolase, with protein MTDFTPDFAKTGGLVPAIAQDAATGEVLMMAYMNEEAWNKTLETGEAHYFSRSRSALWHKGKTSGHTQHIKAVRLDCDSDTILLIVEQKGGAACHKGYKSCFYRERNKEGDITICSPLVFDPKEVYS; from the coding sequence ATGACAGACTTTACCCCTGACTTTGCGAAAACAGGTGGTCTTGTTCCCGCTATCGCTCAAGACGCAGCGACTGGCGAAGTGCTCATGATGGCCTATATGAACGAAGAAGCTTGGAACAAGACTCTTGAGACGGGCGAAGCCCATTACTTTAGCCGAAGCCGCAGTGCGCTTTGGCATAAAGGCAAAACGTCAGGACATACCCAGCATATCAAGGCCGTGCGCCTTGACTGCGACAGCGATACTATTCTGCTGATCGTAGAGCAAAAAGGCGGCGCGGCCTGCCATAAAGGGTATAAAAGCTGTTTTTATCGTGAACGCAACAAAGAAGGCGACATTACAATCTGTTCGCCGTTAGTTTTCGACCCTAAGGAGGTCTACTCATAA
- the flgA gene encoding flagellar basal body P-ring formation chaperone FlgA, producing the protein MTVCMLATAGSAVAAEAKWHFTVLPAAVVTGDVVLLGDIAKPSGDIAYKSWQDFAQIKLWPAPRKYGRPMAITRPKLRNALQQYLGGMASKAILPGSIAIQRGGKVVQKNTLSQMVTRTISNATQQLEGEAVLRDMSIPNFIFLRDSKNRLDIEPLRTVQAGRIGIRFREVDPNGEVVRRVTGGAFLDLWVTVPCTAAPMNRNDLLTPDQITYERKNLAYLQGEPWDGKGGPYRVTRTLGAGTPIFEGALEAIPVVAKGSRIDLVYKGSAIRLSVIAKAMEDGRIGEVIPVRNLQSKRQVYATVLNDSTVIIERNR; encoded by the coding sequence ATGACTGTGTGTATGCTTGCAACAGCCGGTAGTGCTGTTGCCGCGGAAGCAAAGTGGCATTTTACCGTTCTTCCTGCCGCCGTTGTGACAGGAGACGTTGTATTGCTGGGTGATATAGCAAAACCGTCCGGCGACATTGCATATAAGTCATGGCAGGACTTTGCCCAAATTAAGCTGTGGCCTGCACCCCGAAAGTATGGACGCCCTATGGCGATTACCCGCCCTAAGCTTCGTAACGCGTTACAGCAGTATCTTGGGGGAATGGCAAGCAAAGCAATCCTTCCCGGCTCTATTGCTATTCAGCGTGGCGGCAAAGTCGTACAGAAAAATACACTTTCACAAATGGTTACACGCACTATCAGTAATGCAACGCAACAGCTGGAAGGTGAAGCCGTATTGCGTGACATGTCTATTCCGAATTTTATTTTCCTTCGCGATTCAAAAAATCGGCTTGATATTGAACCGTTACGCACGGTGCAGGCAGGACGTATCGGTATCAGGTTCAGAGAAGTTGATCCTAACGGCGAGGTTGTCCGTCGTGTGACCGGAGGAGCATTTCTGGATTTATGGGTAACTGTACCGTGTACTGCCGCTCCTATGAATCGAAATGATCTTCTGACACCGGATCAGATTACGTATGAACGCAAGAACTTGGCATACCTTCAGGGGGAACCCTGGGATGGCAAAGGCGGTCCGTATCGTGTGACGCGCACTCTGGGTGCCGGAACCCCCATTTTCGAAGGGGCGTTAGAAGCCATTCCTGTTGTAGCAAAAGGCTCACGCATTGACCTTGTGTATAAAGGCTCCGCAATCCGTCTGTCTGTAATTGCCAAGGCGATGGAGGATGGAAGGATTGGAGAAGTGATTCCGGTTCGTAATTTGCAAAGTAAAAGACAAGTTTATGCTACCGTGTTGAATGACAGCACTGTGATTATTGAAAGAAATCGCTAA